In Planococcus sp. MB-3u-03, the DNA window TGAATCAGGTCGTACATTTCATCTTCGTTGGAGTAAGCATCTTCATTAACACCATAAAGTTTTAACGCTTTTGGCGTGCTGCCACCGCTTTGGTCGAGTGCAGCGATAAAGCCTTTGCCGTTCTTCATTACTTCAAATTGTTTTGTGTTCATCGTCTCAGCTCCTTAGATTAAGAAATTTTGACTCCATTAATCCTGTTCCCTGCTAAGTGTACCAATAATCGGGTTTTTCATCAAAAAAAGATTTCAGAATTGTCGTGCATGTTAGTCGCCAGTGGTACCGTCTGGATTTTTGGCTGTTTCAAAGTCGAAGCGGACGCCTGTCATCTGCTCGGATACGTCCCATAGTTTTCGGGCAAGCGCTTCGTCGACGGCCGTCGGGTGGGGCGTATCCAGGGCGGGATAGCCTTTTCTGCGTCCTTTGCCGGCAGGGCCGATGTATTCGCCGCCAGTGAGATCCGGTTCTGTTGCGGCGTGGACGGTGGCGAGCGCTCCCATGTCCGGCGGCTGCAGAAAGCGGTTGGCGAAATCCCTCAGCAAGACCGGCGCATCGTATTTGCCGATCTTGAAGATATTGGTGGCGGAAACACCAGGGTGGCAGGCGACGCTGATCGTCTGGATGTGGTGCTTTTTCAGCCGCCGGTCGAGTTCCATCGCAAATAGCATATTGGCGAGCTTGCTTTGGTTGTAGAATTTTTTCGGGCGATAGCCTTTCGATCCGTCAAGATTATCGAAATCGATGGTGCCGCGGTTATGCGCCAGGCTGCCGAGCGTGATGACGCGCGAGCCTGGGGTTTTCGCGAGCAGCGGAAGAAGGTGGGCGGTCAACGCGAAATGGCCGAGGTAATTGCTGCCGAACTGCAATTCAAAGCCGTCTTTCGTTTTTCCGTAAGGCGGCATCATGATCCCCGCATTATTGACCAGTAAATCGAGTGAACGGAAATGCTTTTTATAGCTGACGGCAAAATGACGGACGCTTGCGAGATCGGCCAAGTCGAGCTTCAGGACGGCGACCGTCGCTTCCGGATGGTAATCGAGGATCTCCCGTTTAGCGTTTTCGCCTTTGACCAGGTCGCGGACTGCCAGTAGGATCGAGAAGCCCCGACCGGCGAGCATGTTGGCGGCTTCCCATCCGATGCCGCTATTGCCGCCTGTGATAATGGCGATTTTATGATGGACGTCCTCCAAGAAATCAGCTCCCCTTTTAAAAAATAAATGCTGCGTAAAGCTTCTTTTTCTATCTAGTTTACCCCATTTGAAAATTGAAACCGCATACATTCGAGAAAAACCGAAAATCTTGTGAAAAGATCATCAAATTGTCTAAATTTTTACACAACAAAGCTCGCTGATGTGTTAGAGTAATTCAATAATCAAAATGAAGAGGGTGAATCAGATGGCAAAAAACATCACAGAGCTGGAAAGGGAAGTCGTTGCTAAAGAGGTGACCGTGGCCGATATTATGGTCGCCAATCAGGCGCTGAAGGATGTCATCATCCGGACGCCCTTACAGCGCAACGAGATTCTTTCGGCACGTTATGGCTGCAATGTCTTTTTGAAGCGTGAAGACCAGCAAGTGGTCCGATCGTTCAAATTGCGCGGCGCCTATAATTTCATCCGCAGCATGACCGAGTCCGAACGCTCCAAAGGCGTCGTCTGTGCGAGCGCAGGCAACCATGCGCAAGGCGTTGCATATTCCTGCAAGGCGCTCGGCATCGAAGGCAAGATCTTCATGCCGCTTACGACACCGAGCCAGAAAGTCTCTCAAGTGAAACGCTTTGGCGGCGAGTATGTAGAAGTCGTCTTAATCGGCGATAGCTTTGATGATGCCTTTGCTGCAGCGATGGAAGTCTGTTCGGAAGAAGGCAAGACCTTCGTCCATCCATTCAATACGGAAGCTGTGATCGCAGGGCAAGGAACAGTCGCAGTCGAAGTGCTCAATGATATGCAGGAACCGGTCGATTACATGTTTTGCGCAATCGGCGGCGGGGGATTGGCGTCTGGCGTCGGAACGTATTTGAAAGGCGTTTCTCCTGCAACGAAACTGATCGGCGTCGAACCGGAAGGCGCGGCGAGCATGAAAGCTTCCCTTAAGGAAGGCCAAGTGACCCGTCTAGATACGATCGATACGTTTGTCGACGGGGCGGCGGTCAAGCAAGTCGGGGATTTATCGATGGCGATCTGCCAAAAAGTACTGGATGACATCGTGCCGGTCCCAGAAGGCAAAGTGTGTACGACTATCCTTGAGCTATATAACGAAAATGCCATCGTCGCAGAACCGGCCGGCGCGTTATCGGTAGCGGCACTCGACTTTTACCGGGAAGAAATCCGCGGGAAAAATGTTGTCTGCGTTGTCAGCGGTGGCAATAACGATATCGAACGCATGCAGGAAATCAAAGAAAAGTCCTTGATCTATGAAGGATTGAAGCATTATTTCATCGTGACCTTCCCGCAGCGTGCGGGTGCCCTCCGGAAATTCATGGGAGACGTGCTTGGTGAACAGGATGACATCACCCACTTCGAGTACACAAAACGAAATAACCGGGAACACGGACCCGTCTTGGTGGGGATCGAATTGAAAGACCCGGCAGATTACGGGCCGCTCGTTGAACGCATGGCGAAAAACGGCTTTCCGTATAAAGACATCAATAACGATTCATTGCTGTTCAATTTGCTGATCTGATGGCTGTGCTTTCTGCCGTGCATGTGGGGCAGGGAACACAGTTTTTTCATACCTGGCGAATTATTAAGCTTTTGATTCACTTAGACTAAAAGAAATCATTTCCTATCAATAATAAACAGAAAGATGATAATAAAATATTAATTTAAATATTCAGTAATTTAGGGTTTACAAGAAATGTGAAATATTGTAGGCTGATACTATCACATTATCTTATACAAAATATCAATTGCCATCTTTATTAGCGCTTTATGGGAAGATGGCATCAATAAAATTGAATGGCTACTTCCGGATAAGGCAGGGAACCAGGATTGCCGGTTCTGTGCAGTTGGAAACTTAAGCTTTGGTTGAATGTGACAGACTATAGTGCTGTGCGCAGCGCCGGAAATATTCTCCTCTGGATAGAGGAGTCTGTTCCGGTGCTTTTTTAGTACGGAATAAAGGGAGAGAAGGTTATGGAAGAAAGGGAAGGGCTTGTCGAGCCGTTGGGGAACGCTTGGCAAGAACCAGAAACATCAATGAAGGGCCGCCCTGGGTTCAGCGGCGGGACTGGGGGAACGATTCGTTTTCTTGGATACGATAGCGGGGGGCGTGCGGTCAATCAAGTGGAGCTCTGGCTGACTCGGGAAGAACTGTCTGTATTTATCGAGGCACTGGTCACCCACCCGATGCCACTGCCGACGGATTACCTGCAGACGGCTGAACCCCGGGACGATGGATTTTGTGTCCGGATCCGTTCCCATGAATCACCGAAAGTATTCGTTTCAAGGCTGAGTTCGGCGATTGGCTGTCTCGAGCAGCCGGCGTAAACAATCCAAATCAAGTGGAAGGCGGTAGTTTAAATGGATAATCGGAGTGACCTGATCAAACTGGGTGATGAAGACATTTACCTGATTCTATACTTGTGGAAAGTAAAAGGCTGTGAAACAAAAGAATTGGCACAGCGCTTCCATATCAGCGCCGATTCTGTGGATGATTTGCTGTCAGGGCATGCGAGGAGAGATTGCTACAGGGACTTCAACCGGATTGAAAAATATTTGGTGGAAACTTACTGAGCGGTAAATTTATGATGGGGAGTGTTCAATATGGGGAACCGCAACGAGATGAAGAAAATCAGCGCTGCTTTTGCAGCCCGCTATGAGCGCTTTATAAAAGGCTATCAGCAGTATAAAGCGGAACACATCCGGCAGCATACTGATGGGGAGGTCGAACGCTATGACAACAGCACACGAACTGAACAGGCTCAGCGATGAGGCCGTCTACAGCATCTTGTATTTCTATCATATTGAAGGATTTCCCGCCGAACACTTAGGCATGAAATATGGCGTCAGCAGTTTGACGATCGAAGGCATCGCCAAAGGCCGATACCGCCCGAAATGCCATGAAAATTTCATGATCGTCGAAGGCATTTTGGAACGCCGCTCGGTGAAGCGGGCCGAAAGCCTCTAAACCTGAAATGAAAACCGAAAAAGCCGGAAGCCCATTCAAACGGGTTTCCGGCTTTTATCTTGCTCACTCAAGTGCTTTGTCCGTCAGGTATCCGTAGCCTTGCGCTTCCATCTCTTCGAGTGGAACGAAACGCAGTGCTGCACTGTTCATGCAATAGCGCAAACCGCCGGCATCTTCCGGCCCGTCTTCAAAGACATGCCCCAAATGGCTGTCGCCTGTGCGGCTCCGGATTTCCGTCTGCATGCCGAACAGGGAAAGATCATCATGTTCGGTCACGACTGCGGGATCGATCGGCTTCGTAAAGCTTGGCCAGCCGGTCCCCGAATCGTATTTGTCTTTGGACGAAAAGAGCGGCTCACCGGTGACGATGTCGACATAGATACCCGGCTCGTAAAAACCATCGTATTCATTATCGAATGCGGCCTCTGTCCCGTCTTCCTGTGTGACGCGGTATTGTTCATCCGTCAGCATCTCACGGATTTCCCCTTCATCAGGTTTCGGGTAATCGGCCGGATCGACCAATTGCGGGACTTCCTGGTCTTCGAGGCTCGTGAAGTCGACATGGCAATAGCCATCGGGGTTTTTTTCCAAATAGTCTTGATGGTAGTTTTCGGCAAGATAATAATTCCTCAGCGGCTCGACTTCCGTGACAATCGGTTTCTCGTATTTTTGCTGCTCTTCGGCGATGGCTTTGTCGATCGTGCTTACCGCTGCAGGATCATCGTAGAAGATAGCGGTCCGGTATTGATTGCCGCGGTCGTTGCCTTGCTGGTCGACGAGTGTCGGGTCGATGATGAGGAAATAGCGGTCAAGCAATTCTTCAAGCGATACACGTTCGGGGTCATAGCGCAAATGGACGGTTTCGGCATAGCCGGTATCGCCTGTCAGCACCTCTTCGTAAGTCGGGTCTTCGATGGTGCCCCCGGCATAGCCCGACGTCACATCGTAAACACCATAGATGCGTGCCATATAGGCTTCGACGCCCCAGAAGCAGCCGCCCGCAAACCAAATGTCTTCCAGGTTTTCCGTATCGAATTCGAGCTCTTCGTTCGGGTTGTCGGGAAAACGGGATTCTGAAGAAGAGGCGGTGCTTGAGTCGCTGACCGCTTCACTTGAACAGCCAGCCAGCAGCAATAATAATAAGAGCACAGGCAGAAAATATCGTTTCATCGGGGGTTCCGCCTTTCTAGCGAATCGAATTCATCAATTCGAGTATCTCGTAGTTGGTCACATGGCCGGTGCGTCGTTCGGTGATCCTGCCGTCAGAGCCGATCCAGACAGAACTGGGGTAAGCTTCCATCTCGTATTGGCCATATACTTCTCCTCCCTCATCAAGCAGGACGATGAAATCACCGTCATGGTCGATGCTTGAGAACCAGGCTTTGAATTCATTGGCATTTCGTTCGGCGTACGTTCCAGGGGAGACGACCGTCAGGACAGTGAAATCTTCTTCGCTTTCGATCAGTTCTTCCATTTCGTTCAAGCCCGAAAGGCAAATGGAGCACCAGGAAGCCCAGAAGTGGAGGTAGACTTTCTTGCCCCGGTAATCATCGAGGTGATGGACAGTGCCGTTGAGGTCAGGCAATGCAAAGTCAGGCGCTGCAGGTCCGCGGTTTTCCGATAAAGCTTCCGAACAGGAAGTGAAGGCAAGCAGAAGGGCGGCTAGTATAAGCAGCCGAAGTGGTAGTTTCATGGTGATCATCCTTCCAGGTGGGGGCTCAGCAAGGGTTTGGCGTTTTCTTGCTTGACTTGCTATCTATTTGAGCTATTCCCCAATCAAGGGCCCTTGAACCCTGGAACTGCAAGGATTTGGCATACTTATCGGCAAAGCCGGGTAAACTGAGTGTAAGTAAAAATATAGGGGCGGTTGGATGGATAAGGAAACGAAATTATCAGGGTTTGCTTTTATTGTGCTTCTATTCGGGCTTGGGCTTGCAGCTTTATTCATTGTCTTGTTCGCGGAACTGGCTGATGAAATGCTCGATCAGGAATTGGCGGTATTCGATGCGGTCACCATCCGATTGCTCGAAGCGATCGGGAGCAGCTGGATGGATACGGCAATGTTCATCATTACAGAACTCGGGTCAGTGTGGTTTCTTGTATTATTGTCGATTGGCGTCTTATGGATATTGGGAGTCAGGATGCGCGACAAATGGGGCGTCTTGTTCTATTTGGTGGCGGTTGGCGGCGGCTCGCTGTTAACGGTTTTGTTGAAGCATTTCTTCAGCAGGGAGCGGCCGAGCATCAATGAAACAATCGATGCGGTCGGCTATAGTTTCCCGAGCGGCCATTCGATGGGGTCACTAATCTTCTATGGTTTCCTCATTTACCTGGTTATCCGGACGCGGCAGAAACCGTGGCTGCAATGGGTATCCGTTTTCGGGCTCGGTGTGCTGATCGTGCTGATCGGCATCAGCCGGATCTATCTGGGCGCGCATTTTCCAAGCGATGTCTTGGCAGGCTATATCGCCGGTACCATCTGGCTTGTGCTGAGCCTGGTGGCGCTTGAATGGATCCAATGGCAGCAGCGAAGCCCGGTGCCGGCTGTCACAGCTTTGCGGAAAGTATTGGCACCGCTTTACCGGGCCGTCATCGATAAATTATAAGTACCAAGCTGCCGGTTTTGCCGGCGGCTTTTTTTAAGATTGAGACAGCCGGGACACTGGGGGAGTTTCCATCCCCTAGGGGACGCGCTTGTCTCAAACGAGGGCAGTTGAATTGAACCTGAATGCAGGATCCCGATCAGTTAGGTTGTCCTGGTCGGATTGATGGTGTTCCTTAATGCCATCTTAGTTTTATTCGTTAGCCGGCGCAACTAAAAATAACTGAAAAATCAAACAATTATGTGGCGTTTTTCTTTATAAGGGCGTATGATCGAAGAAAAGGAGGTGCCCTTGAGATGACCGATATTGTTGGGCTCTTGCCCATGCTCATTTTCGGCGGGATAGCTGTTGTCATCATCGGGATGGTATTCTCATTCAAAAATTGGACACATTAACGGGGAATATGGAAGCGGTTCTTGGAAAATCCTGCACAGGATAGACGGGTGCGGGATTTTTTAGTGCTCGAAAAGGGATTTTCGCATCTTTGCCGAGTGAAAAACAAGGAAAGAATCAAAGAGGCAAGGCGGGGATTGGATGGATGAATTGAATTCTGGAGCTTTGATCATCGGTGGTGTGGCATTGCTATTGGTGTTCCTCGGGTTTTATATGCTGCAGGGAAAAGGCGCATTTTTGATCGCTGGCTATAACACGATGCCTAAAGAAGAAAAGTCGATATACGACGGTCCCGCCATGGCCCGTTTTGTCGGGAAACTCCTATTCGCCTTGGCATTCAGCATGCTGTTCTGGCTTGCTGGCATGCTGCTTGAGAAAAATTGGATGTTCTATATCGGTGTGGCCTTGTTTCTGGGGTTTACCGGAGGGGCTTTGATTTATATGAATACAGGCGGGCGATTTTTGAAACAGCCGCCTGCCAGCGAGCATGAAAAAAACAAGTAAGGCGAGGAGAGGCATCGCCTTACTTGTTTTTTTGGCTGATGGAGCGCCCGCTGCGCCCAAGCGCGTAGTAGATGCCGTGTTGCAGGCTTTGCAATGCTTCGAATTTCGACAGGTCCTGCATCGTCCGCGTAATGATCATGGCAAGCTCGGGCGAGACACCGACCAGAATGGTCTCTGTGCCGAGCAAGCGCGCGGCTGCGGCCAATTTATCGATCAGTTGCGCGGTATGCTCTGAAATATGGCGGTTCAATCCTGTCAGGTCGAGAAGCAAAAATTCCGCTTTATGTCTGGGCAGTTCGGTTAATGTATTGTTGATCAAGTCTTCTGTGCGGTCTTCGTCATAGCTTCCGATCATCGGCACGACGATAATTCCTTCAAGCACCGGGATGACGGGGGAAGAAAGTTCGCGCACCAGTTTCTGGAGCATTTGGGTCTTTTCATCGACCATCTCCTCAAGCTGGCGGATCTGCTTGTCTTCCTGGCGTCTCGCAAGTTCCCGGATGTTTTGCTGTACAGTAACGTCCGACGGATAATATTCCACAATGCTGTAAGGCTGTTCGTCATTTTGATAGCGAATGGTCCGGTACCAGAAATTCTGGCCGAACAATCCCGTCAAGACGCCTGCGTAATGGGATGGGACGAAAATCCCTTTGGTGCCTTTATGGTTCAATTGGTTCATCTTGAATTCCCAATCATCCTGTATATGCATCGTGAACGTGTATTGCTCGATGTCCATCTCGACGATCTCCACTTTGCCCCAGCCGGCCGGGGCATAGGTATTGGAGATCCACTCGACGACATTGCTGGCATCGATATTCTTCAATTCCCGGAAGCCCTCTCCGACGACGATGCCTTGCCTGAACCCTGTCGTCTCAAGCACCAGGTCGGTGGCTTCGGCGCCGGTGATTTCCCGGATCGTGTCGAAAAAGGTTTCCATGGCGGAAGTCCAGAAAAAGACGACATCGCCCCCATCGAAGAGCACTTCCCCGGTTTCCAGATCCCATTTCAACTCGGCTGCGCCGACTGTGATTTCTTTTTTCATGGTTGTATCCTCCGCTTCATTCTATATAGGCAGTGCCAGTTGATGGCAGTTGTTTCAGTATTCCCTGAGTACATGGAAATTATGCATCGAACTGGAAGAGCCTTGCATTGAAAAATAAAAAAAGCCGGGAATTGTTATTTCCGGGCTTTTTTATCGCCATAAAAAGATATTGCAGAAATGCTCTGGTCTTTCATCAAGTAGCCATGGCAATGCATCAGCCGCTCGCGCAAGCTCTCCGAAACCCGGTGCGCATCGTATGCACAGATGGAGATGACTTTCCGTTGGGTGGCGGAGCGGTCAATTTCCGTTTCATATTCGATGATTTCCTGGCTGATGTCTTCCTGGCTGCCCCATTCGATATGGCCCCATGTCCGGCACTGCCGGCCATCGGCAGTGAAAGACCCGACAACGCTTTCGAAGTATTCCAGAATGGCCGTGGGATGGAAGTTCCCTTTGCGCCAATAGAAATCGAAGTTATTGACGTAGTGGATTAATTCCAATTCCTCAGCAGACAACACTTGCTGGAGCTTTTTCTGGATCTGGGGATAGACCCGGGGGTTCTCGACGAACAGGACACAGTCGCCATTCTGGACGCCATCCAGGACATAAGACACGGCATTTTCTATATAAGGATCTGTTTGTTCGGTCAGGTAAAAGATATGCGCATAATCGGTATGGCGCAAGGTTTCTGTAAAGTCGCTCATTTTTTGGTTCATTTTATTCCCTCCATGTAACACGTTTTCCAATTAGTGATAAGATTTGTCTTCAGCCTGGAATAGGATGGCTGGAAGTGAAAAAAATGACAGCACTTGTGTACCTCTTGCTAGTATATACTACAAGGTGCATTCACGTCGCTTCTAAGCCGTCCGCCCTTGTGCATGTTTGAATGCCGTGCAGTTAAGGGAATGACTGCAGGCAAGGGAGGCGTATACATGGGCATTTTCGATAAACAAGCATTAGCTGAAAAACATCTATTGATCACGGGCGCAACAGGCGGCATCGGCT includes these proteins:
- a CDS encoding oxidoreductase codes for the protein MEDVHHKIAIITGGNSGIGWEAANMLAGRGFSILLAVRDLVKGENAKREILDYHPEATVAVLKLDLADLASVRHFAVSYKKHFRSLDLLVNNAGIMMPPYGKTKDGFELQFGSNYLGHFALTAHLLPLLAKTPGSRVITLGSLAHNRGTIDFDNLDGSKGYRPKKFYNQSKLANMLFAMELDRRLKKHHIQTISVACHPGVSATNIFKIGKYDAPVLLRDFANRFLQPPDMGALATVHAATEPDLTGGEYIGPAGKGRRKGYPALDTPHPTAVDEALARKLWDVSEQMTGVRFDFETAKNPDGTTGD
- the ilvA gene encoding threonine ammonia-lyase IlvA, translated to MAKNITELEREVVAKEVTVADIMVANQALKDVIIRTPLQRNEILSARYGCNVFLKREDQQVVRSFKLRGAYNFIRSMTESERSKGVVCASAGNHAQGVAYSCKALGIEGKIFMPLTTPSQKVSQVKRFGGEYVEVVLIGDSFDDAFAAAMEVCSEEGKTFVHPFNTEAVIAGQGTVAVEVLNDMQEPVDYMFCAIGGGGLASGVGTYLKGVSPATKLIGVEPEGAASMKASLKEGQVTRLDTIDTFVDGAAVKQVGDLSMAICQKVLDDIVPVPEGKVCTTILELYNENAIVAEPAGALSVAALDFYREEIRGKNVVCVVSGGNNDIERMQEIKEKSLIYEGLKHYFIVTFPQRAGALRKFMGDVLGEQDDITHFEYTKRNNREHGPVLVGIELKDPADYGPLVERMAKNGFPYKDINNDSLLFNLLI
- the msrB gene encoding peptide-methionine (R)-S-oxide reductase MsrB, which gives rise to MKRYFLPVLLLLLLLAGCSSEAVSDSSTASSSESRFPDNPNEELEFDTENLEDIWFAGGCFWGVEAYMARIYGVYDVTSGYAGGTIEDPTYEEVLTGDTGYAETVHLRYDPERVSLEELLDRYFLIIDPTLVDQQGNDRGNQYRTAIFYDDPAAVSTIDKAIAEEQQKYEKPIVTEVEPLRNYYLAENYHQDYLEKNPDGYCHVDFTSLEDQEVPQLVDPADYPKPDEGEIREMLTDEQYRVTQEDGTEAAFDNEYDGFYEPGIYVDIVTGEPLFSSKDKYDSGTGWPSFTKPIDPAVVTEHDDLSLFGMQTEIRSRTGDSHLGHVFEDGPEDAGGLRYCMNSAALRFVPLEEMEAQGYGYLTDKALE
- a CDS encoding TlpA family protein disulfide reductase, yielding MKLPLRLLILAALLLAFTSCSEALSENRGPAAPDFALPDLNGTVHHLDDYRGKKVYLHFWASWCSICLSGLNEMEELIESEEDFTVLTVVSPGTYAERNANEFKAWFSSIDHDGDFIVLLDEGGEVYGQYEMEAYPSSVWIGSDGRITERRTGHVTNYEILELMNSIR
- a CDS encoding phosphatase PAP2 family protein; translation: MDKETKLSGFAFIVLLFGLGLAALFIVLFAELADEMLDQELAVFDAVTIRLLEAIGSSWMDTAMFIITELGSVWFLVLLSIGVLWILGVRMRDKWGVLFYLVAVGGGSLLTVLLKHFFSRERPSINETIDAVGYSFPSGHSMGSLIFYGFLIYLVIRTRQKPWLQWVSVFGLGVLIVLIGISRIYLGAHFPSDVLAGYIAGTIWLVLSLVALEWIQWQQRSPVPAVTALRKVLAPLYRAVIDKL
- a CDS encoding DUF3784 domain-containing protein; amino-acid sequence: MDELNSGALIIGGVALLLVFLGFYMLQGKGAFLIAGYNTMPKEEKSIYDGPAMARFVGKLLFALAFSMLFWLAGMLLEKNWMFYIGVALFLGFTGGALIYMNTGGRFLKQPPASEHEKNK
- a CDS encoding STAS domain-containing protein, whose translation is MKKEITVGAAELKWDLETGEVLFDGGDVVFFWTSAMETFFDTIREITGAEATDLVLETTGFRQGIVVGEGFRELKNIDASNVVEWISNTYAPAGWGKVEIVEMDIEQYTFTMHIQDDWEFKMNQLNHKGTKGIFVPSHYAGVLTGLFGQNFWYRTIRYQNDEQPYSIVEYYPSDVTVQQNIRELARRQEDKQIRQLEEMVDEKTQMLQKLVRELSSPVIPVLEGIIVVPMIGSYDEDRTEDLINNTLTELPRHKAEFLLLDLTGLNRHISEHTAQLIDKLAAAARLLGTETILVGVSPELAMIITRTMQDLSKFEALQSLQHGIYYALGRSGRSISQKNK
- a CDS encoding MEDS domain-containing protein, whose product is MNQKMSDFTETLRHTDYAHIFYLTEQTDPYIENAVSYVLDGVQNGDCVLFVENPRVYPQIQKKLQQVLSAEELELIHYVNNFDFYWRKGNFHPTAILEYFESVVGSFTADGRQCRTWGHIEWGSQEDISQEIIEYETEIDRSATQRKVISICAYDAHRVSESLRERLMHCHGYLMKDQSISAISFYGDKKARK